The Candidatus Obscuribacterales bacterium DNA segment TTCAGAGGCAAGGGAAATTCAATGGTGCCAATTATCTACTCCGGACAGGAGGAGACACTGGAACCAATTACCGATCCGTCCACCATTCGAAGAGGTGACGCTGTCTTTTGCAAAGTACGTGGCAACGTATTTACGCACAAGGTAACGGGCATCCGTAAGAATGGCGAGAAATTGGAATTTCAAATTTCCAATAACCACGGACATGTAAATGGCTGGACACCTCAAGAGCATCTCTATGGCAGACTAATTGCCATAGACGGTAAGCCTTATCGAACAAGACGCTGACCGGTTTAGTTTAAAAGCGCACTGTCTTGATCTTGAGAATCATCTTTGGGCTGCTCTTGTTCGCCAACACCAAACAAGGTTGCCCAAAAGCCTTGTGGTTTTGTGTTTGACGGGCTTATTACGACTGTACTGCGCCCGGCTAACTCGGCTCCGCCTTGATACACAGGCATGACATAGCCGCAAGTCGAACAGAGATGTTTGTTCGCCGGCACTTTAAACTTGCATCTAGGACAAAGTACGTATTGCATAAGTGATTTCAGTATAACATGTAGCAACTTAACTCCTGCCAGCAGCATGGCAATGTCAAGCTATATATGCCTAGACTGATACTCACCTTCAAAACCATGTTCGACGTGCTGGCAGCCGACAAGTTGTTGCGAGAGAAATTCGCTTGCCGCCCCACTCCTACACCTCCGGGACTGCCGACATCAATATGCGGCATGTCACTGGAATTACTAAGTTCGGAAGATCAGGATGCAGTAATTGAAACCCTGAAAACCGGACAACTCAGTCCTTCTGGAATCCATCAGATCGACTGATAGACCAACCTAAGTCTAAGCTCCACCTCCATTTCAAGAGGTCGAGCACCATATTTCACAAATGCGCGCAGCTTTTGCTGGGCGCCATATCGCCACGAGGATACAACGATGAACTACCTTGATGGATTCAAATCCTGTCCACTGTGCAGCGGAGCTTTAGAGCAAAAACAAATAGAAGAAGACAAATCACGTCCAGTTTGTGCACACTGCGGATGGATTCACTGGGGAAATCCAGTTCCAACAGCTTCCGCTGTAATTCCATTCAATGGCGGCGTGATATTGGCTAAACGCAAGAAGCCACCGCAAGAAGGTTTTTGGGCGCTCGCCGGTGGACACGTCGAGAATGGCGAAAGTCCAAAGGACACTGTTGTAAGAGAAATAAAAGAAGAAACCAATCTCGACGTGAAAGTCATCTGCGAGATAGGTGATGCATTCACAACGGACAGCAATCACTTAGTTTTCTTCTATCTGGTCGAAGTACTCGGCGGAGAAATGCAAGCCGGAGATGATGCCGATGAATTAGCAGTCTTCACTCTTGATACCCTACCTGAAAACATTGCTTGGACTCATCACCGGGAAGCAATTGAGAGTTTCTATGCAGGACGTAATTTACGCCCTAGCAACCCTCAGCTACCTTCGCCACAAAGCGATTCAAATAGTCAAAGAGATAAGCACTGCCAGTTAAATGACGCGGACCAATACTACCATCCGTCTCCAGCGATAGTTTTCTGGGGCTGTGTCATTTATACGGCGCTCTATCTCGGACTCTGTCTTCTCATTCGCTTCGGACACTAATCAAATCATTCATCAATTTCATAACCATCATTGTCAGACGAGGTATCTGTCATGTTTAACTCGGAAAAAATGCGCAAAGCCATGGTCGTAGTTATGTTTATCGAATTGCTTATTTTGCTTGGACTTCTAGCCAACGATCACATCCAAGCCGAGAATCAATTGCGACAGCAAGTGCACAAACTTACCGCGCAAATTGCAACACTTACGCAAGAACAACAAAAGACAGTTTCTGAACTGACAACTGTAAAACATCAAGTTCAAACACTGTCGAATGAAAACGCCGTTCTCAAAGAAGAGAACAAAGCAGTCAAGTCTCAAACGGCCACTCTTCAAACAGACGTACAAAAGCTGAAGAAGTGCTGCTCAGAAAAGACATCGTGCAAATCGAAATGCAAGTCCAGATGTAAATCAGACCCCGGCAAATCAAAATGCAAAGAGAAGTCCGGCTGCGGCAACGCATGCAAATGTCCGCAAGACAACCCAACCAAGAAACCTGAATGCGGCAACGACAACGGCACCACAAGTCCTCCTGCCATGCATCAGGTCGAAGTGTATTATGGCGCTGAGAAAGTAATCATCGCTGTGCCCAGTCAATAGCACCCTCTTAGTCATTTGCTTTGTAGGGGCGCATTGCATGCGTCCTTGCCGACGAATGACCAGCCCACACAGGAGGAAACAGTCATGTCCAATTCTTCCAAGGAGATGCTCACTTTCACAAAAGAGCAAGCAAGACTCACCGTTATGTCCATCGCTCCCACTGGGCGGCTGATACGGCTTGATGAGTTTATGGACGACCTGGACGCTCGCATTTGCGGTGCCATCCGTCGCGAAAACTACATACCGACCGTTGCAGAAATGTCCGAAGAACAAAGTCGTACTATCGTGCAGGGCATTCTCTTCGGACAAGACCTAGACAATCTCACGGCATGTCCGTGCGGCAGCCCGTGCTCGTTCGGACAGCAGCTGACGACTCTGTGGGAGGAACCGCATTCGGTTCATGCCGCGGAAATAGTTGAGCACTACCTCAAGCAGGCTGCCTACTTGGAGCAGATGGCTATAGCCAACCGCATCATCATCACTTAACGCGCAGGTATTTCATCATGAATGACCAAGAACCTGAACCAATCACCTATAGCGAAAAGACCCCCTTCTACAAAACAGCTTTGCCGGCGCCAGTTATGCCTGAGGGACTTACAACGATCCTCTGGGCTCACTACATCGAGAGCATCGGCATACTTTACCTGGCTATGTCGAATTTTCCCGAGCCGCTCCAGACGATTTGCACGGCTCTCAATGTCGATTTCGATGATCTCAAACAAGCGATTACGGATCGCTTGTCAGCGAAATTTCTGACAGAGGCAAATGCAAGTCGTGAAGAATACGCGCTCATTCTCAATCCACAGATGCAGAAGCTTACTCGCTACTCTGAATACTGCGATTTGTTCGCCGTGCCGGGCGTCATTGGATTACGCGAATACGAGCATGTGACCAACGGTAAATCGTTGGCTGTCTACATAAGTTTGTCCAGATCGGATGCCCGGACAGCTTTGTTGTTACCCGCAGTCCATCCAAAGACTGGGCTACCCGTCGATTTGATCCACGAGCACTGACCACCATGCGGTCGTGCCCGTTCTTAGTTATATAAGGAGCACACCATGTCACGCACTTCCCTTTTGAACAGACTGGCATCATTTGCAAACACGTTAAAACAATTCGTTCGCAAAATAGTGCCTATCTGCCCAGTCAAACTCTTAGGTAGTTTGTTTAAACACCAAGCAAAGTCACATCCACTTGAATCAGTTCTCAATGCAAAGACTCCTCCATCAGAGGACAATCCCCTTTTACAAGATTTGCTCGACGACCTGCAGGCAAATATCCTCACTGGTCACGGACGTACCTTTGCCCGTCACATCTTCTTGCGCTTCAAGCCAGGCAGTCAGCTAGACGCCAGAATTTGGATTGCCGAACTAGCCAAGCACAACCTGACGAGCGCCAAGCAACAGTCACAACAAGCACGATCGTACAGGTCGCTTGGATTTGATGGCGGCATTTTTGCTCATCTTGCACTATCCAACGACGGTTACGAATATCTCGGCGTGCCGACTGAAAAGAGACCGGTACCGTCTAATCCACAAAAGAGAGGCGACGAAATTGGCTACACCAACGTCTTTGCCGATGGCATGAAGTCGCGACAGGACGACTTGCTTGATCCGCCAGTCGATACTTGGGACAGCGGATACCAACAAGCAATTCATGCTATGGTAATTCTGGCATCCAACAATGAACGATCTCTTGATCGCGCTGAAGGCAACCTCATACAGTCGGTAGAGCCGATTGCGGAAGTCTGTGCTCGCGAAGTGGGCAAGGTTTTGTATCGTGAATTCCAACTGGAAGGCGGTAACCAGACACTACCCGTTGAACACTTCGGCAACGTCGATGGACTCAGCCAGCCATGCTTTTTTGCTGAACAACTCGAACGCGGCAATCGCAACTTTGACAGCGCAGCACATCTGTCGCTAGTACTTGTTCAAGATCCAATGGGAAATGACCAGAACAGCTTCGGCAGTTTTCTGGCATTCCGCAAGCTTGAACAAAACGTCAAAGGTTTTGACGCAACTCTCGAAGCATTAGCTAATGAAATTTGCATGAGCAAGTCGCTTGTAAGCGCCATGGCAATTGGTCGATTCCAGGACGGCACACCTGTTGTAGAAAGTGACAAGGCGGGCAAAGGTCCTGGAAACAACGCCTTCGATTTCAACGACGATCGAAGCGGACTGCGCTGTCCATTTCAGTCGCATATTCGCAAGACAAACCCCCGTGGTGAGTCTGTTAGCGATAACGCCGGACTGGACAAAACACTCGAACAAGAGCGCGGTCACCGTATAGCCAGACGCGGCATTACTTACGGCGGCAACCTCTCCGACTTCAACAACCCGGACTCACTTCCGGAAAAAGGCGTCGGACTTTTGTTCATGTGCTACCAGAGTGACCCCGTTGAGCAATTCGAATTCATTCAGAGACGCTGGAGTAACAATCCCTACTTCGTCAAACCGATGTTGGAAAAGGACTCAAACTACGACGTTACAGGACTCGATCCACTTGTCGGACAAAAGCACCCGACGGCCAAAGGCGCGGCTAAAGCTCCCGCCAATTGGCCAATCGCCTGGGATCGTCCAACACGCAAGGTCAAAACTGAACTGAGCGGCTTCATAACCATGAAAGGCGGTGAGTATTTCTTCTCACCAAGCCTGAGCGGTTTGAGAAGCCTGTCCAACACAAACACATAACCAGAGGTAATCGAATGGACGAAAACTCACAACGCGTAATCATCCAGATAGAAAAACGCGGGATGAATTTCTCTCATCGCGATGCACTTGAAGTTCTCAAAACAATCGAGACTTTCATTCCGGACAAGCCAGTCAAATCCGTTGGCGGATACTGCAACTTCTCCTTTCGAGGAGTTGCAACGGGTGACATCCAACTCCAAGAAGGCGTGCGCATCTACGACAACGAAGATATCGATCTAACCGATCCGACAAACTTCGCCCGTATAGTTCAAGAGGAATTGACCACACGTAAATCCGGGTTGTTACTCACAAGTAAAACACGGGAAGAAATCGACGATCAATTCTTTTTCGAGAAAATGGCGCGAATCAAAGCCAAGGCAATAAAAGAAGGCAAAAGCCATGTCACGATCGCCGGCATCGGTAATTGGGAAATGATTTATAAAGCGTACGGCAAGAAAGCTTCATGGGTAGAACGCTTGCTAGCACACCACTTTGAGGAAGCTCGAGTGCATCTCATCGCCAACTATGCACTCAACGATTGGCACAAGTCACTCCGTCGCTACTTCAGAAAGGCAGGCGAACACTTCGTGCCGCAGTATACAGAAGAAACATTTCTAGCCGATTACGGACACAAGCAAGAGGAAATTACCTTGGTAGGTTATTCGCTGGTGTTGAAATTCTAGTAGTTCAATTGATTTAGCCAGGAGGCTAACATGAAAAGTTCATATGCATTCATCGAGACCAGTCCAGACGTAGAAGCGGCTTGGACTGTCATTAACCAATCAAACGGAAACGCGGTAGAAAGGCTAGAAGGAATGACGGCTCTTGTAAGAAACAACCTCGGATTAGCTGAGCTAAAAAACCAAACAGCTCAGCTAACGTTCATTGCATTGCGAGAGTTAAACGAGATGAAGACCACTGCAGGAGTTCAGACTGATGGGACAAACAAGATCAACGAAACATTCGACAAGAAAGTCTCAGAGTTGTTTGCTCTCATCGACCTAGAAATTAGCTATTGCGATAAGAACATCAAGTTCGCCTCGGATGAGCTTGAGTTACCGGCAGCCAACCAATACAACCGATGGCGCCTATCGCGCGTGCAATTGTTTGCTACACAGGCTCTGTCCTACAGCAAGTCTTGGTCAACCAAGCAGGGACAAATGTACAAAGGCAGATTGCTCGCCCTTCAGAAAATCACCGAATCCTTAGTTCGTTTTGACACTGCGCAAAAAACATTTCTCAAGTCACTGGAAGCGGACACAAAAGCTGTGACCAAGAAGTCTTTAGCCCAAAAGCCAAAAGTGGTTAAACGCAGAGTCACTCCAGACTAAAAATTACACACTGCAGGAAGATTTGTGCCCGACTGCATGTCTGGCGCAGATCTTCCTGCGCACATAAAAGGAGGTAACAGCTATGTTAGCCCCCGGCAGCACCGCATTCGTCGATACGAACGTGTTAGTTGAAGCGCTGCTTGTGAAAACCATGTCAGCGCTTGCCATTATGGATTTAGCCGCTTCAGAACAACTCGTCTTGGTCACATGTGAAATGGTCAGGCATGAATTCGACAAGGAAATTTTGAAGCGTGCATCACGTGATGGCGAAACCCTGGACGCATTGCTCACAGCCCGACAAGAGCTTGTGACGAGAGTTGGACTTAAAGTACATCCAAATGCACCAGATGACATGGTTTTGGCCGCTTGGCGCATGCTGTTACCGACAGTCCGCCATGCCGCTGACATTCCAGTCATTGCAGCAGCAATAGAAGTAAGACCTCATCTGATTCTTTCAGGTAACAGGAAACACTTCAATAACAGAGCAGCGATAAAAATTGGCATCCCAATCTTCTCTTGCGGCGAATTGCTCGATCGCATGACTCCACAGGGAATCAAATTGAAATCGCTCTTTGAAGACGACAAACCATGAAACTCAAAGAGAGGTAACAACCATGAGAGTCATTCCCTTAAATTCAGACAACTTCGACGAGAAGATAATAAACAGCGACACATTAGCAATTGTGACATTCTATGCCGATTGGTGTGGTCCCTGTGGAGGCTTTAAGCCGAAGCTGTATTCACTTGCCCAAGAACTGGGTGATGCCGCAGTCGTCGGAAAAGTCGATGTGGATGCCGAGCCGCAGCTATCGAAACGCTTCGATGTTAACGGCGTCCCTAACACGGTAATCTTCGCGTCGGGCAAAGTGATTCATCGTATCACCGGCAATGTGCCATACGACCACTTGAAGGCGACGATTCTAAAGCATGTACCCAGCGACCGTAACATCGGCTTGCGACAATCGCCGGCTCCTGAAACCAAAGAAGAAAAGGCATCAGTGCTTTCTAGCTTATTGAAGACACTACGAAATGGACTGAAATCCGTCTTCTCCCTCTTTCGCAAGAACAAATGACGAATAACAAACCGCACAAAGAAAGGTCAGACTCGCTTCGAGATTTGACCTTTCCTTTTTCAACGATTCTACTATCCCATTTAGGACGTCCTTCTGAGTGACGATACCGGGCTAGTTAAGACGCGATCGCTTTGCGTAACAGTAAGTCTAAACGCTCTGACGCTTCTTTGGCGGCGCGCAAGACTTCTTCGTGTCCTTCCAATACAACATCGTCGGTCCAGACATTCGTAATGACAGATACGGCTGCTGCTTCTGTTTTAGTACCTTTGACAGTCTGCAATTCTGGCACAGTCGACATACCAACAGCATCACAATTCAATTTACGCAGCATTTTGATTTCTGCAATTGTCTCATAAGTTGGTCCGAGCAATCCGGCATATGTGCCTTTACGCATCTGGCGAAATTTGCCGTTTTGCGACGCAAGCTCATCGCCGATTTGTTGCAACTTCGAGGAAATGGTCGACTTGTGTTCCTGTGAAGGCTGCGAAACAGCAGGCATCAGACCTGTTTCTGATAGTTTCGGATTGAGGTGATCGCGATAGGAAGTTATATGCATCAAGTCACCAACACGAAATTCCGTATTGATTCCACCAGCTGCATTGGTCAAGATAAGAGTCGGTACTCCCCATTCAATCATTGCGCGTGCCGGCAATGTGACTGTTTCCCAATCATGTCCTTCGTATAAGTGAAAGCGACCACGCATGACGGCAACAACTTTGCCATCTACTTTGCCGATAGTTACAGAGCCACTGTGTCCAGCGACAGATGGCGATACGCCAAAGACTTCCTGAAAAGGATATGACTTTTCATCGTCCAAATTCTCGAGGACATTGACACCGGAACCAAGCACAATTGCAACTGAAGGTGTCACCAGAGATGCGTTACGCAGGTGAGCTACTACTTCTGTCGAAGACTTTGGTTTATGCGCGGACATAAATTCTCCTTTTTAACCTAATTTTGCCGCAATTGGTGCAGCGTCAACGCCATCCGGCACCACAAGGCCAACGACGCGCTTGTGGCTATGTGCGGCAATAATCATTGCCGGCACCAGGTTGTAGCAACAAACTTCACATCCAAAAGTGCGCAATAGTTCAAGGTCTTTGGCAGACGGTGCATAACCTGGCTTTAGTCCGGCGGCAATTCCCACAGAAATACCATTCGCTTTGTCGGTCATGTAAATATCTTGAACAGCAGGAAAACGCTCACCGCAAGGATCATTAGGCCCAACAAGCGGATTGCCACCCGTGAGGTTGATGTGATCGCTGACTATAAACGGCTCACTCTTTTGGAAACCCGTGCCTTTGTCGACTATGACAAAGACTTTCTCATCACTATTGCGAATGAGTTTCACAACCTCATCGCTAAATTTGTCGAATTGCTTAGAACCAGGAACGGTTCCGCTGAAGTCAATAATCACGTACCCTCCTAATTGTTTTTTGCAGTTGCTAATTCCGGAACAAATGATTTACCTAGGCCTGTCCACTTGAGTCCGTACCAAGCGGCAAGACTGGCGGCCACGTCAAAGAAACCATCACGGATGCCGATTTCTTTCTTGTCTTTGCTCAAATTCTCGAGACTTGGCGAATAAGCAACTAGTGGCACAAACTCACGTGTGTGATCGGTGCCTACAGCTGTTGGATCATTTCCATGGTCAGATGTAATCAACAAAAGATCATTTGGCTGCATGGCAGAAATAATTTTGCCGAGCCATTCGTCAATTTCTACCAACGCTTCAGCATAGCCTTTGACGTTTCTTCTGTGTCCATAAAGCATGTCAGTATCAACGAGATTGGTGAAGATGAGCGAAACATCTGCAGGTGGATTATTCGAGATTGCCAACGGCTTCAGATCAACAGAACCCGTCACAGCATCCAGAGTTAATTCCAGTCCTTCTTTGTTGGTGCCTGTATGTTTAGCATGCGTCAGACCCTGCTTAACGAAAATGTCTTCAATTTTGCCTATACCAAACACGCCGTGACCAGCCGCGTGCAATTGATCCAGCAAAGTTTTTCCAGGCGGTGGCACTGAATAGTCTCTGCGATCTCCGCCTAGACGTTCATACTTGCCGGGCTCGCCCGCAAATGGTCTGGCAATTACGCGACCAACTCTATGTTCGTTCTGCAACATTTCTCTGGCAATTTCGCACCAACGATAAAGAGTAGCCAATGGAACTGTTTCAATGTGCGTAGCAATTTGGAAAACACTGTCGCCGCTGGTGTAAACAATTGGAAATCCCGTGCGTTGATGTTCTTCGCCCAGGTCAACTAATACATCCGTACCGGAAGCCGGCTTGTTGCACAAAATTCCCTTGCAACCAGTTTCAGCAATAAATCTGTCTATGACGTCCTTGGGAAATCCTTCAGGATAAACAGGAAACGCAGTCTTACTAACAAGACCCATCAACTCCCAGTGTCCTGTTTGCGTGTCTTTGCCGTTGGAGACTTCCTGCAGTTTGCCGCATAGTGCAGCTGGGTTGGCGACCTTTTCCACACCCTGAATATCAGAGATGCAGCCTAAGCCCAAACGCGCCAAGTTAGGCAACTTAAGTCCGCCGACTGCTTTAGCGGTGTTGGCCAACGAATGCACTGTCGGCGCATCGCCGAATTCACGCACGTCCGGGGCGGCACCAATTCCACAGCCATCGATGATGACAATGATTGCTCGACGAGTGTCAGAGATGGACATACCAAGCTCCTGATTTCGATGTGTATTTACTAAGCATTAGGATATCGAGTTAGTGACACTTACAGCTAGTTCAAATTGTTTATTCTGTTTCACTATTGTGGGCATCATCCCACTCACAACGCCTACGGTTTCCAAGGATGCCAAATTGCCGGAGAAAACCGGCTTGCCAACTGGTTCGCGAACTAGGCCAACAGACATTTCCAATTATTGTTGAAGTAGCGTTCGTCATTCTGCCAGTATGGGGATGACTTTTGATCTATCAATACGTCAGGAAATTTCTCCAGAACACAGCATTCAACGCAAACTTCGACTATCTGTTTAACCGTTAAGCGGTAAGGTTGTTTGACGACTGCTCATCTGGTTGGAATTTTTGTCCGAGGACTTGAAGGAAACGTTACTTCGAGTCAATTTTCTGCACACGCAGAGGAGAAACGAATGAAAAAATTCCTCCTCATCGCAGCCATGATAATTGGGCTGTTGACCATAAACCTATCATCGCCGGCTGAAGCTCGCTGCAACGGTCGCGGTGGTAACGGATTCCATTTCGGACTTGGTGGCTACGGTACTCCCGGCTTCAATTTCGGATGGGGACGTGGTGGCGGAACCTACGTGAATATCAATCCAGGCTATGGATATTATTCCGGCGGTTACGGCTATGGTGGCGGCTACGGTTACGGTGGTGCATACGGTGGCGCTTATGGTGGTGCTTACGGTGGTGTTTATGGCGGTGGTTATTATCCGTACGGATACAACAACTGCTACCCATACAACAACTACTATCAGTATCGTCAGTGCTATCCGTATCAGTACTACCAGTATCCGCAGTACAACTATGGCTATCCGAACTACGGCTATGGATACCCGAATTATGGTTACGGCTACCCGCAGCAGCGCTGCAGGTAGAGATTCAACTCAAGTGAGTCCGGCGTGCAAACGTCGGGCTCACGCGAGTCAATTTTTTAGCAGTCTATATTATCTCCTATAGTATTCACCGCCTTTTTGAACTATATATAGGTAGACAGCTGTAGCTTGGTTCTAGTAGGGGCGCATTGCATGCGCCCGCTTTAGCTGCCAAGAAGCCAAAATGCCCACCCAGTACATTAAAAATACAGAAATCAAGATGAAATTTCTTAAGCCTTAGCAAAGCTGCGCTAGTTATGCCGTATTATATTGGTGAACCTCTTGGCATTGGAGAAAGAGATGACCCAGACAGACATGTTGTCGATCAACGCCGTAGCCGACAAGCTCGGGTTATCAGTCCACCAGCTTCGCCGCTGGGAATTGATGTTCGGACTGGAAATCAAAAGAGGTCGAGGACAACAGCGCCAATACCGCGCAGAAGATTTGACTGTGTTGGAACGCATCAAAGAGTTGGTCGAGCAAGGCTGGCCGACATCCCAGATTCGCCCGCAACTTGAAGCCGAAGGATTGATCACACCAAAACTAATTGGTCTTCCGGCAGCCCCACAAAACACAGATGTTTTGATGGAAGCACTAATAGGCTTCCGCACATTCAGCGAAAGACGCTTTATCGATTTGTCAAAGCAAATAGACGAGTTGAGACAACTGGTAATTTCGTTGAGTCTGCGTCAGGAATTAGAAAGCGAACAGCGTGCCACCAGCACTCCATCACCATGGCAGCCTATGCAGCGTGAAGACTATTCACTAGAAGCTGTTACCGCACCGCCAACACCAGCTCCTGCTGTGCCACCAAGACCGGTAGAAGAAATTTCCATCGGGCCACAAGTAACAATGTCCATGCCTACGCAAACGGAAGCCCAAAGCGCTGACTTAGCAATTGGCGAAGTCACCGATCAAAACTTCTTGACGCTTTTAGGCAGAGC contains these protein-coding regions:
- a CDS encoding DUF3343 domain-containing protein; translated protein: MPRLILTFKTMFDVLAADKLLREKFACRPTPTPPGLPTSICGMSLELLSSEDQDAVIETLKTGQLSPSGIHQID
- a CDS encoding NUDIX hydrolase, which gives rise to MNYLDGFKSCPLCSGALEQKQIEEDKSRPVCAHCGWIHWGNPVPTASAVIPFNGGVILAKRKKPPQEGFWALAGGHVENGESPKDTVVREIKEETNLDVKVICEIGDAFTTDSNHLVFFYLVEVLGGEMQAGDDADELAVFTLDTLPENIAWTHHREAIESFYAGRNLRPSNPQLPSPQSDSNSQRDKHCQLNDADQYYHPSPAIVFWGCVIYTALYLGLCLLIRFGH
- a CDS encoding ELKS/Rab6-interacting/CAST family protein, giving the protein MFNSEKMRKAMVVVMFIELLILLGLLANDHIQAENQLRQQVHKLTAQIATLTQEQQKTVSELTTVKHQVQTLSNENAVLKEENKAVKSQTATLQTDVQKLKKCCSEKTSCKSKCKSRCKSDPGKSKCKEKSGCGNACKCPQDNPTKKPECGNDNGTTSPPAMHQVEVYYGAEKVIIAVPSQ
- a CDS encoding PIN domain-containing protein translates to MLAPGSTAFVDTNVLVEALLVKTMSALAIMDLAASEQLVLVTCEMVRHEFDKEILKRASRDGETLDALLTARQELVTRVGLKVHPNAPDDMVLAAWRMLLPTVRHAADIPVIAAAIEVRPHLILSGNRKHFNNRAAIKIGIPIFSCGELLDRMTPQGIKLKSLFEDDKP
- a CDS encoding purine-nucleoside phosphorylase; protein product: MSAHKPKSSTEVVAHLRNASLVTPSVAIVLGSGVNVLENLDDEKSYPFQEVFGVSPSVAGHSGSVTIGKVDGKVVAVMRGRFHLYEGHDWETVTLPARAMIEWGVPTLILTNAAGGINTEFRVGDLMHITSYRDHLNPKLSETGLMPAVSQPSQEHKSTISSKLQQIGDELASQNGKFRQMRKGTYAGLLGPTYETIAEIKMLRKLNCDAVGMSTVPELQTVKGTKTEAAAVSVITNVWTDDVVLEGHEEVLRAAKEASERLDLLLRKAIAS
- a CDS encoding phosphopentomutase; this translates as MSISDTRRAIIVIIDGCGIGAAPDVREFGDAPTVHSLANTAKAVGGLKLPNLARLGLGCISDIQGVEKVANPAALCGKLQEVSNGKDTQTGHWELMGLVSKTAFPVYPEGFPKDVIDRFIAETGCKGILCNKPASGTDVLVDLGEEHQRTGFPIVYTSGDSVFQIATHIETVPLATLYRWCEIAREMLQNEHRVGRVIARPFAGEPGKYERLGGDRRDYSVPPPGKTLLDQLHAAGHGVFGIGKIEDIFVKQGLTHAKHTGTNKEGLELTLDAVTGSVDLKPLAISNNPPADVSLIFTNLVDTDMLYGHRRNVKGYAEALVEIDEWLGKIISAMQPNDLLLITSDHGNDPTAVGTDHTREFVPLVAYSPSLENLSKDKKEIGIRDGFFDVAASLAAWYGLKWTGLGKSFVPELATAKNN
- a CDS encoding MerR family transcriptional regulator, whose protein sequence is MTQTDMLSINAVADKLGLSVHQLRRWELMFGLEIKRGRGQQRQYRAEDLTVLERIKELVEQGWPTSQIRPQLEAEGLITPKLIGLPAAPQNTDVLMEALIGFRTFSERRFIDLSKQIDELRQLVISLSLRQELESEQRATSTPSPWQPMQREDYSLEAVTAPPTPAPAVPPRPVEEISIGPQVTMSMPTQTEAQSADLAIGEVTDQNFLTLLGRALDLVGWSDEQADQYCTQTFGVAHWDMLGRSQAETLIAHLRSLGQAA